TTTGCTTCAAGCAGTCTTAATCGGTTTCAAGGGCGATGTATGGACCGGTCACAACGCTCCGAGAAGACGGAGCGTTTCATCGCGCGGAAGCTGAACGCGCGGGTTGAGGAGTTGTTCCCTCGAGGTTTCCAAGGCGAGGCTGCTTGAGGGCCGGCTCCTCTTTTTTGGGCACGGTCCCGCCGTGCCCCTGCACAAAAAAACGGGATTCGAGATGCTTCGGGAGGATTTTACCAGAATGTCCGGATTTCGTCAATTACGAAATCCCGCCGATATGCTCGGTGAGGAAATTGCGGCGAGGAAGCAGGTGGATTGAACCGCAAAGGCGCCGAGGCCGCAAAGGCAGAATAAAACAAGGATTTAAGAGGTCTTGTTGCGCTTTGTCTTTATCTGCGCTCTTCGCTTCTCCGCGGTAGCCTCGAAGATTGACTTCCCTGTCCGGAAGGTGGTATTTTAACTCATGGACTGTGGAGAAATAGTTTTCAGCGGCCATGCCGTTCAAAGAATGTTCAAGCGAAAGATTACTCCTGCCCAAGTGCGCGCTGTCCTGGAATCAGGAGAAGTAATCGCAAGCTATCCGGAAGACACTCCCTTCCCGAGTTATCTGCTTTTTGCGGTAGTAGATGGGCGCCCTCTTCACGTGATCGCGGCGCTGGAAGAGGAGGAAAGAAGATGCTACGTTGTTACGGCATATGTACCTGAAATCGAAATATGGAGTGACGACTTCCGGACAAGGAGAAACCTATGAGATGCGTCATTTGTAAACAGGGAGAGACGCGCCCTGGCACAGCAACTGTCACCTTGCAGCGGGAAGAAAGCACCATCATTATCAAAGATGTCCCCGCTGAGATCTGCGAGAACTGCGGCGAATATTATCTTTCAGAATCTATCACTGAAAAAGTCATGACTCGCGCAGAGGAATCAATCAAGAAGGGCGCTGAGGTTGAGATCCTCCGCTTCGCAGCTTAGTGATTCGGAGGAGCTTTCGTCTGACCTGCATTCATGCGAGTTTCAACGCATAGAGTCGCAAGAAGGAATTCTCCGTTTCCTCTGTTTGCTCCTGTGAATCCTTTCTTGGCGTTTCGGCGTTCAAAGAATTTCTTTGTGCCTTGGTGTCTTGGTGGTTGGATTTTGTCTTTTCTCCGTGGGTCTCAGTGCCCTCCGTGGTTGATGAATTAGTTCAAGGTTCAATGTTCAAGGTTCAAAGTTGAAGAGAGATTCTTCCCCCCGCAAGGCGCGGGAAGATAAAAGAACACAGGCGGGACGCCTGTGCTACCGAGGAAAAGGAGCCATGCAAGGATTGTGTTTCCGCGGGAATGACCCCGGATCGGAGTCCGGGGCAGGCTCATGAAAAATCCGTGTCCGTCCATCGGTGGTCTTCGCGTCTGTTTTTCGGGCACGGCCCGCCGTGCCCCTACAATGGGTGATAGGTTAGGTTCCAAAGAGAGATTCTTCCCCCGGATCATGTCCGGGGTCAGAATGACAGATAAACCCAATAAAAGGTCTGAAATCCTGCGCCGCGCAGGACCAACAGAGATAACGGAGGGAAAAGATATTCCCGCTTCTGCGCTCTGTTTCCTCTGTTACCTCCTGTTGAGGAATTCTTTGTTCTTCTTCTTTTCTGAAGCGGGAAAAACTGCGCCGGCACGAAATTCCTACAAGTCCTCCGGGAATGGAGGGCACTGGATCGAGGAGTATGGATAAACGGCCACCTTCGCGCCGTCCGGATACTGGCCAGCCAGCTTCGAAATCACGCTGTCCCACGTCTTGTAAAGAAATGACGAATCCATCGGCCCGAAGTATTCCGTGTCCATTTTCGCGTGGAACGGATTGAGAATGTGGGTGCGCCCATAAGAGGCGCGGGGTAGCTTGCGGGCCATGGCAAACTGCTCGCCGCCGTACTCGGTCCCGAAGCGCGTGTTGCCGTAATGGTGAATCTGGCCGTCCGGGCTGTGGGTGATCACAACGGCGTCGCCGTCCTCGCGGGTCGAGAGATAACACGGCCACAGCGCCTTTCC
The window above is part of the Candidatus Abyssobacteria bacterium SURF_5 genome. Proteins encoded here:
- a CDS encoding DUF4258 domain-containing protein is translated as MDCGEIVFSGHAVQRMFKRKITPAQVRAVLESGEVIASYPEDTPFPSYLLFAVVDGRPLHVIAALEEEERRCYVVTAYVPEIEIWSDDFRTRRNL
- a CDS encoding type II toxin-antitoxin system MqsA family antitoxin, with product MRCVICKQGETRPGTATVTLQREESTIIIKDVPAEICENCGEYYLSESITEKVMTRAEESIKKGAEVEILRFAA